A region from the Triticum aestivum cultivar Chinese Spring chromosome 3D, IWGSC CS RefSeq v2.1, whole genome shotgun sequence genome encodes:
- the LOC123077148 gene encoding putative disease resistance protein RGA3 produces the protein MGTVLDALTSKFVTRLGRLIEDEIVMTLSVKKDIKRLKKNLEHFSAVREDAEALAMEDRRIEAWWKNMSDVMFDVDVIIDLVMVHSQKFLLPARSLCFNQPMVSCFEKILFDNKVARRIKDINEKLDEIKMNTEMFSLDRSLRQQFQVTSVDRNQTSPIDELEVVGREIKQSVDDMVQIIVSGCHENNTSVLGIQGMGGIGKTTLAQKMYNHQMIREKFQVHIWLCISQSYTETGLIKQAIRMAGEKCDQLETKTELLPLLVDTIKGKSVFLVLDDVWKSDVWIDLLLSPFMRASNFQILVTTRDLDVLSEMHATYIHRVNKMNYSDGLELLMKKSFQSSEQICEFKNIGHDIVKKCDGLPLAIKVVAGVLSTRRTVAEWKSIRDSKWSIHGLPKELGGPLYLSYSNLPPQLKQCFLWCALLPPNFAIGRDDVAYWWVAEGFVRKEHDHSIHETAEEYYLELIRRNLLQPIPLFVDKGESTMHDLLRSLGQYLTKDHSLFMNVESNNSMPNLRRLGISHAIEEIPPLEEHKCLRSLLLFNNKNFKSIRKDIFRKLEHIRVLVLSGTSIKDIPDSVGNLVLLRLLDLSYTEINKLPESMGRLISLEYLSLLGCNQLDSLPAGLMRLSNISFLQLEQTAVDHVPKGIAKFQQLYNLKGVFESGTGFRLDELRCLPNIQRLWVEKLEKAAPVGELVLKNSHNLRELRLRCTMASTKERTRYQTGVVERIQQVYDMLIPSPSLVYIYLDGFPGVRFPEWLCSEPELNMPSLCHMHLNDCISCSELPPAGQMPELLVLQIKGADKVVTIGTELLGKGVRSAAAFFPKLELLHIIGMCNLEKWSLYIRNMCDDMEDNSQQFSLMPCLKRVLLLDCPKLRALPRDMYMIFNLKRIHIEGAHELHEVVNLPAVVWLKVKNNACLRRISNLCKLQDLFAQDCPMLDQAENLYALNRVYMIDCQHAQEFRNCLAEEEQGILVHVAADGRNIFPDETLYN, from the coding sequence ATGGGCACAGTTTTGGATGCTCTCACTTCGAAATTTGTGACAAGGCTGGGTCGGCTTATTGAAGATGAGATTGTCATGACACTAAGCGTGAAAAAGGACATCAAAAGGCTGAAGAAAAATCTGGAACACTTCAGCGCAGTTCGTGAGGATGCGGAAGCTCTGGCCATGGAAGATAGACGCATAGAGGCATGGTGGAAGAACATGAGTGATGTTATGTTTGATGTTGATGTCATCATAGATCTTGTTATGGTTCATTCACAGAAATTTTTGCTGCCAGCTAGATCGCTCTGTTTCAATCAGCCTATGGTCTCTTGTtttgaaaagattttatttgatAACAAGGTGGCTAGAAGAATTAAGGACATAAATGAAAAGCTTGATGAGATTAAAATGAACACAGAGATGTTCAGCTTGGATAGATCCCTTCGTCAACAGTTCCAGGTAACAAGTGTGGACAGAAATCAGACATCTCCTATAGATGAACTAGAGGTTGTTGGAAGAGAGATCAAGCAATCGGTTGATGACATGGTACAAATAATTGTCAGTGGCTGCCATGAGAATAATACAAGTGTTCTGGGGATTCAAGGAATGGGAGGCATTGGTAAGACAACGTTAGCTCAGAAGATGTATAATCATCAGATGATAAGAGAGAAATTTCAAGTTCATATATGGCTGTGCATTTCGCAGAGCTACACAGAGACCGGGTTGATAAAGCAGGCAATACGGATGGCTGGAGAAAAGTGTGATCAGCTAGAGACCAAAACCGAGCTTCTACCACTTTTAGTGGACACTATCAAAGGAAAGAGTGTTTTTCTTGTGCTGGATGATGTGTGGAAGTCTGATGTCTGGATTGATCTTCTTCTATCACCTTTCATGAGAGCTTCGAACTTCCAGATCCTTGTCACCACAAGAGACCTGGATGTTTTGTCAGAAATGCATGCAACATATATCCACCGAGTAAACAAAATGAATTACAGTGATGGCTTAGAATTGCTTATGAAGAAGTCCTTTCAATCATCCGAGCAAATATGTGAATTCAAGAATATTGGCCATGACATTGTAAAGAAATGTGATGGTCTTCCTCTTGCCATCAAGGTTGTTGCTGGTGTCCTATCCACCAGAAGAACAGTTGCCGAATGGAAGAGCATCCGAGATAGTAAATGGTCCATTCATGGACTCCCCAAAGAACTTGGAGGTCCCCTGTATTTAAGTTACAGCAACTTACCCCCTCAACTCAAGCAGTGCTTTCTCTGGTGTGCTTTGTTGCCTCCTAATTTTGCAATAGGTCGTGATGATGTTGCTTACTGGTGGGTTGCCGAAGGTTTTGTGAGGAAAGAGCATGACCACTCAATACATGAAACTGCTGAAGAGTATTACCTTGAGCTAATCAGGAGGAATCTTCTGCAACCGATACCTCTGTTTGTAGATAAAGGTGAGTCAACAATGCATGATTTATTGAGGTCACTTGGGCAATATCTGACAAAGGATCACTCCCTATTCATGAATGTGGAAAGTAACAATTCCATGCCGAATCTGCGCCGCTTAGGTATCAgccatgctatagaagaaatcccCCCTCTAGAAGAACACAAGTgcttgaggagcctcctacttttTAATAACAAGAACTTCAAGTCAATTCGCAAAGATATTTTCAGAAAGCTTGAGCATATCCGCGTCTTGGTTCTCAGTGGGACAAGCATCAAGGACATACCAGACTCAGTGGGAAACTTGGTGTTGTTGAGGTTGCTAGATCTGAGCTATACCGAGATTAACAAACTTCCGGAGTCCATGGGAAGGCTCATCAGCCTTGAATACCTCTCTTTGCTTGGTTGCAATCAATTAGATAGCCTGCCAGCTGGTCTCATGAGACTGTCCAATATAAGTTTTTTGCAGCTAGAGCAGACTGCAGTTGATCATGTTCCAAAAGGAATTGCAAAGTTTCAGCAGCTCTATAACCTAAAAGGAGTTTTCGAGAGTGGGACTGGATTCAGATTAGACGAATTGCGATGCCTCCCCAATATCCAACGTCTGTGGGTTGAGAAGCTAGAGAAAGCGGCACCAGTGGGTGAACTTGTACTGAAGAACAGTCATAATCTTAGGGAACTGAGACTGCGTTGCACAATGGCCAGTACCAAAGAGAGAACTCGTTACCAGACTGGTGTGGTTGAGAGAATTCAGCAAGTCTATGACATGCTTATTCCATCACCAAGCCTAGTATATATTTATCTTGATGGATTCCCGGGCGTAAGGTTCCCAGAATGGCTATGCTCAGAACCAGAGCTTAATATGCCAAGTTTGTGTCATATGCACCTCAATGACTGCATATCATGTTCAGAGCTTCCACCAGCAGGTCAGATGCCAGAATTGCTAGTTCTTCAGATTAAAGGAGCAGATAAAGTTGTAACTATTGGCACAGAACTCCTGGGGAAAGGTGTGAGAAGTGCAGCGGCTTTCTTCCCAAAACTTGAACTGCTTCACATCATTGGCATGTGTAATTTGGAAAAATGGTCACTGTACATAAGAAATATGTGCGATGACATGGAGGACAACTCTCAGCAGTTCTCTCTGATGCCTTGCCTTAAGCGTGTGCTGCTTCTTGATTGCCCCAAACTGAGAGCTCTGCCTCGAGACATGTACATGATTTTCAATTTGAAGAGAATCCACATTGAAGGTGCTCACGAGCTTCATGAAGTTGTCAATCTTCCTGCTGTTGTGTGGCTCAAGGTGAAGAACAACGCGTGTTTAAGGAGGATTTCTAACCTTTGTAAGCTGCAGGACCTGTTTGCACAGGACTGCCCAATGCTGGATCAGGCAGAGAACCTGTACGCACTGAATAGGGTGTACATGATTGACTGCCAACACGCCCAAGAGTTCAGGAATTGTCTCGCAGAAGAAGAACAAGGCATCCTAGTCCATGTTGCAGCAGATGGGCGTAATATCTTCCCGGATGAAACTCTCTATAACTAG